One region of Polyodon spathula isolate WHYD16114869_AA chromosome 25, ASM1765450v1, whole genome shotgun sequence genomic DNA includes:
- the LOC121300211 gene encoding olfactory receptor class A-like protein 1 yields MDLPTILKAASNLLLIAVGIPGNLIVLLVFGHISCVERKLLPADSIVFMLTFVHLLIIFNRGIPQTLFSLNYRGFYNSSTCKFLIFIYRTTRAMSMSMTFLLSAYQSILIAPATSRFSCLKPKLPTLILPSFVFLWLLDGATCIHSILYTSQIRNNTAPKFTLNLSFCLVEYPDEASYIGTGTMDVFRDLFFVFFMVVTSAYILFVLYRHRQQVKGIRSSKQNQNTPEMQAAKIVVTFVTLFVVFFGVDNMTWVYTLTARKVPVDLNNVRVFFSSLYASVSPIVVIASNKKVKSKLQCTKTVKIPQSKTTTVCTV; encoded by the coding sequence ATGGATCTGCCAACTATCCTGAAAGCTGCATCCAACCTGCTTCTCATTGCAGTGGGAATCCCAGGAAACCTCATCGTTCTGCTGGTGTTTGGCCACATCAGTTGCGTGGAGCGCAAACTGCTGCCAGCCGACAGCATCGTCTTCATGCTGACATTTGTGCACCTACTGATAATCTTCAACCGAGGAATCCCACAAACCCTCTTTTCACTGAACTACAGGGGATTCTACAACTCCTCAACTTGCAAGTTTCTCATTTTCATCTACAGAACAACCAGGGCTATGTCCATGTCCATGACCTTCCTCCTAAGCGCTTACCAGAGCATCTTGATCGCGCCGGCAACCTCCCGGTTTTCGTGCCTAAAGCCAAAGCTTCCCACGCTGATCCTACCATCCTTTGTCTTCTTGTGGCTCCTGGATGGGGCGACATGCATCCACAGCATCCTGTACACATCTCAGATCCGTAACAACACTGCTCCAAAATTCACTCTCAATCTAAGCTTCTGTCTTGTGGAGTATCCTGACGAAGCGTCCTACATAGGGACCGGCACCATGGACGTATTCAGAGATCTCTTCTTCGTATTTTTCATGGTGGTCACCAGCGcgtacattttgtttgttctctATCGACACCGCCAGCAGGTAAAGGGCATTCGGAGCTCCAAGCAGAACCAGAACACGCCAGAAATGCAGGCGGCCAAAATCGTGGTCACTTTCGTCACCCTCTTCGTGGTTTTTTTCGGAGTCGACAACATGACCTGGGTCTACACCTTGACTGCGCGAAAGGTCCCTGTCGATTTGAACAATGTGAGGGTTTTCTTCTCCTCACTCTATGCCTCCGTCTCTCCCATAGTCGTGATCGCTTCAAACAAGAAAGTCAAAAGCAAGCTGCAGTGCACTAAGACGGTTAAGATTCCTCAATCCAAGACAACTACTGTTTGCACTGTTTAG